The following coding sequences lie in one Arachis ipaensis cultivar K30076 chromosome B03, Araip1.1, whole genome shotgun sequence genomic window:
- the LOC107633748 gene encoding uncharacterized protein LOC107633748 translates to MRLAIGSEQSTAQELRSFSDWILQIGEGRCGTVVNDKLFVDIPSDLIIHVLENPVEDIVNTIYPNLVQNFRDPSFFQDRAILAPTVDNVEEINNYIVDLLPGEEKNYLSADSICGSDAYSDVDVDWITIEFLNQIRCSGLPNHSLKLKIGVPIILLRNIDPAGGLCNGTRLVVRDLGTNVIGADIVSGSNVGDKVFITRMNMIPVIRLYRLNSNAVNFRFLCRLR, encoded by the coding sequence ATGAGGTTAGCAATCGGATCGGAACAATCAACTGCTCAGGAGTTAAGGTCGTTTTCAGATTGGATACTTCAAATCGGTGAAGGTCGATGTGGAACAGTGGTCAATGATAAACTTTTTGTTGATATTCCTTCTGATCTAATCATTCATGTCTTGGAAAATCCAGTGGAAGATATTGTAAATACAATTTATCCGAATTTGGTTCAGAATTTTCGTGATCCAAGTTTTTTCCAAGATAGGGCAATACTCGCTCCGACTGTCGACAATGTTGAAGAGATAAACAATTATATAGTTGACTTGTTGCCCGGTGAGGAGAAAAATTATCTCAGTGCTGATTCGATATGTGGTAGTGATGCCTATTctgatgttgatgttgattggATAACTATTGAATTCTTGAATCAGATTAGGTGTTCTGGTCTACCTAATCATTCGTTGAAGTTGAAAATAGGCGTGCCTATTATTTTGTTGAGGAATATTGATCCGGCTGGGGGTTTGTGTAATGGGACTCGACTTGTTGTGCGAGATCTAGGGACAAATGTGATCGGTGCTGATATTGTTTCTGGTAGCAATGTTGGGGATAAAGTTTTTATCACCAGAATGAATATGATTCCAGTGATACGGTTATACCGTTTAAATTCCAACGCCGTCAATTTCCGGTTTCTCTGTCGTTTGCGATGA